The Labilibaculum sp. sequence TCCCGTGCAAAAGAACTGATTGACTACAATCCACAAGTTAGTTTCGAAGAAGGAATTAAACGTTTTATAACTTGGTTCGACAATCAATAAGAATCATCTATATTGAGTTAAAACATAAAAAAGAGACTCCAAATCAATTGAAGTCTCTTTTCATATTTTTTCTGATTCACAATCAGAATTATAACATTCCTTTTATTTCATCTTCGAAATCTTCAGGAGCAACATTTGGTTCAATTCGTTTTACCACTTTTCCATTTCTATCGATAATAAATTTGGTGAAATTCCATTTGATCCCGTTTCCTTCATAAATCTCAGGAAATTTTTCACTGATAAATCCCTTGAATTTTTGTCCCGATTCTGAATCATCAAAACCTAAAAACGGTTTTTCTTCAGTCAGCATTTTATAAAGAGGATGAGCATTTTCCCCACGAACTTCAATTTTCTCGAACATTGGAAAGCTTACGCCATAGTTTTTCTCACAAAAAGCAGCAATTTCTTCCGATGTTCCAGGCTCTTGTTCCAGAAACTGATTGCTCGGAAATCCTAAAATTACGAATCCCTGGTCTTTGTATTTCTGATACATTGCTTCCAAACCTTTGTATTGTGGCGTTAAACCGCATTTACTTGCCGTATTAACAACCAAAACAACTTTTCCTTTATACTGATTCAAATCAACTTCCTCACCAGTTAAAGAGGCTATTTTAAAGCCATACAATCCTTCTTTCATACATTTCTCTTTTTTACAACAGTCTTTTTTACAATCTTTCTTTGTCTCTGTTTGTGCTATTGTCTGATAAGACATCAAACCTACAGCAAATATTAGCAGTAAGGCAATTTTTTTCATTTCGACTATTTTTATCGTTTGTGTTTGTTTTGCATTTCGAAAAAATCCATTCCAATTTGTATCGCATGCGATACAAATATATGCTTTTATTTTTAATTGTTTTAAATAAGCGTGTTAAATATCTGTTAACTGATTAAAATAATTCAAGCCATCCGTTGAATCACTTCTTTGGCCACCCATTCCGGAGTAATATCTACCATACATTGCTGGTAAACCTTTTGTTTGCACTTCCCTGAGCCATCTTTTGTGCATGGCCGGCATTTCATATCCACTTCGAGGGTTTTGATTTGTTCTCCCGTGGTAAATCCAAATGCAGTTGGCCCCATTAAAGATAAAGCAGGAATACCAAACTTATCTGCAGCATGCAAAAAACCAGTATCACCGGAAATTACCAAGTTCGATTTCTGAACCAAATAACAGGATTCCAGTAAATTGGTTTTTCCGCTAAGGTTCAGAACTCTTTCTTTTGCTGCAGCCTCAATCTCTTCACAAAAAACGTCATCAGGTCCGGCTAAAATTACAAAATGATAATCCGGCAATTGCTGCACCAACTTTTGCCAATGAGAGACAGGCCAACGTTTCATCATCCAGGCTGCAGAAGGAACCAAAGTGACCAATTTGGATGGTTCCCCCTTTAAATTTGAAAAAACCTTATCCTCCATTTTCATCTTTAACTCCTCAGGAAAATACCAATTGGCATTGACTTTTGAATAATCGGTTAAGCCCCATTTCTCAAGAGGTTTTCGGTACGAAAGCATTCCTTTAAAAGGCATTGGAAAACGATCAATACCTAACTTAAATAACAAAATTCTTTTGATTCGATCTTTGCTTCGCATAGTATACTTAGATCCAATACCAAACCAACGTTTCCATCTCGGCACCAATACTGTTTTCAGCACAATCGACCGAATATTGCTGTGAGCATCATAAACGAAATCAAATTTTTCCTTTTTAAGCTCTTTTGCCTGCTTTATAAGACCTTTAAATCCCTGTCCTCTATCAAATCCCCAAACTTTGCAGATACGCTGATCCATCGCTAAAAAGGAAGACATGTCTTTTCTTGCAATCCAATGAATCTCAGCATCCGGATAATGGTTTAAAATACCATCCACAGTTGTCATACACTGAATAATATCACCTATGGAAGAGAAACGAATAATCAGGAATTTTTTAGGCATTTTTTCTAGTATCTGGTACGGAGTAAATAGACTATTTACAGCTTTTGTTTAAACAATTATAGTCACAAAAATAGCAAGAGTAGTTAGGAAATCCACAATGTTGACAATAAATAAAGAGACTTTAGAAATTCTAAAGTCTCTTTATATAAATTGTATAAAATATAAGTACTGATTACTATTGTACTATATATTGCTTTAAATTTTCTCTAGTTATCTGCCAATACTGAAATTACATTTTTCTTACATTCAACAATACCTCCGTTGACTTCAAAGAAAATTTCAACACCTCCAACAGGTTTTAGTTTAATCGTTCCTTTCTCCAGACTAGAAACAATTGGAGCATGGTTTTTCAATATTTCAAAAGATCCGTTTTTTCCTGGTAGCTGAACCAATTCAACTTCTCCGGAATACAGACACTTCTCAGGCGTAA is a genomic window containing:
- a CDS encoding glutathione peroxidase, with translation MKEGLYGFKIASLTGEEVDLNQYKGKVVLVVNTASKCGLTPQYKGLEAMYQKYKDQGFVILGFPSNQFLEQEPGTSEEIAAFCEKNYGVSFPMFEKIEVRGENAHPLYKMLTEEKPFLGFDDSESGQKFKGFISEKFPEIYEGNGIKWNFTKFIIDRNGKVVKRIEPNVAPEDFEDEIKGML
- a CDS encoding glycosyltransferase family 9 protein codes for the protein MPKKFLIIRFSSIGDIIQCMTTVDGILNHYPDAEIHWIARKDMSSFLAMDQRICKVWGFDRGQGFKGLIKQAKELKKEKFDFVYDAHSNIRSIVLKTVLVPRWKRWFGIGSKYTMRSKDRIKRILLFKLGIDRFPMPFKGMLSYRKPLEKWGLTDYSKVNANWYFPEELKMKMEDKVFSNLKGEPSKLVTLVPSAAWMMKRWPVSHWQKLVQQLPDYHFVILAGPDDVFCEEIEAAAKERVLNLSGKTNLLESCYLVQKSNLVISGDTGFLHAADKFGIPALSLMGPTAFGFTTGEQIKTLEVDMKCRPCTKDGSGKCKQKVYQQCMVDITPEWVAKEVIQRMA
- the atpC gene encoding ATP synthase F1 subunit epsilon, which encodes MHLEIVTPEKCLYSGEVELVQLPGKNGSFEILKNHAPIVSSLEKGTIKLKPVGGVEIFFEVNGGIVECKKNVISVLADN